The following is a genomic window from Saccopteryx bilineata isolate mSacBil1 chromosome 4, mSacBil1_pri_phased_curated, whole genome shotgun sequence.
GCGCTTTAAGCTCGCCAGACGGCCGCTGTTACCACCTTCCCCGCCACACCCCGCTGTCTCCCAGCGGTCCTCCGTCTCGGGCAGGGCCCAGGGGGCTGAGGGAGACTGGGCCCCCAGAACACAAGGGCCCGGAAAAGCCCCATGGGCTGCCCGAATCTTCCACCGCACCGCGCCTAGAGCCCTCAGAAGGTACAAGGGGAAACAGGCCACCGCCAAAGCCATTGCCCGCTGAGGAGCCTAAGTCCCACCCGCCCTTCCTCCACCTCATGCCAGCCTGACCTAAGAGACCTCCCCTTTTCTTTGCCACTGTGTGAGACAGTCCCACCCCCATCCGCAGGCCTACAagttcttgggccctggccagactGGGGCTAAATTAGGTTGAGAGAAGAGCAGAGTGGGTGACAATGACTTTGGCATAATCAACATTAGCCCAGCCAGCTCCAGTTCATCTCAGCCCAGAAGTGGTAACAGCTAGACCCAAGCTGCAGTGACTCGGGGCCCACAGGTCTTGGGAGCAGTCCTAGGTGGACCCTATACTGCACCCCCTGTAGCCATCTGGGCCCAGGCCTCTCAGCACCACACTTCACCCTGGGCAGGTCTGTCAGGTAGAAGCTGGAAAAGTGGGCCTCAGCCAAAGCTCAGGGTCAACAGCAGCTAGTGACTTTGATCTTCCAGTGGCCAGCACACCCATAGCACCCAGAGGAGGGAGGGCTCCTTTCTAGCTACTACCCACCCCTCCTCAGTTTCCCAAACATCTGCTTGCCCAACTCGGCTCTAACCATGTTCTGTCCAATCCCAAGACTTGGAAGTCCTAGGGGATGCTGGCACATCTTGGTAATTGCTGCAGAGGGGGCTGGGACCCCTTTCCATCCCAACCTTGAACCCCAGGAGATACAGCACCCACATCTAATCTTGGGACACCCCTGCCCCCAAGTGGTTGGAAGAGAGTAACCGGTTTccagagggtgagagagagagagagagagagagagagctggagagaAAGAGCGAGCGAGAGATGCAATTGAAGCAGAGAAACAGTTCAACAGCCCAAAGATCTCTCTGCCCCTGCAGTGCCCGAAGGAGGCTCCTGTCTGAAGTCAGGAGCCAGTTTCTTTGGCCCTTCCCACAGCTCCTTAGTGGGGAGGTGGCAGCTGTCCAATTGTCCAAAGTATTAATGTAACTGAAGCTGTGACATTTCCAAcaactttagaaagaaaaaataaggggagagaggaaaaccCAACCAATCCCTAAAATCATTTTCTTATTGTACATAATGATCTCATTCTCCTGTATATGCGGAAGATATAACCTTATATTTGGTAAGTGTTTCTTGTGCTATTTTATCATGTGacctgtttataaaaatatatattaaaaaaaaaagttgtaaaaacaCGTGTCTGAGTTGTTAGGTCATCAGACCATGGTGGGGAAGGTATATCTGCCTAAAGGGTCCAAGTCTCTGGATTCTTGTGAACCTTTCAACTCATCAAACTTGTTGCTTCTTTCAATAAACATGTAGAGGAGAGGCTTGGTGCCAAGGTGCCAGACTGGAAACCCAGCACTGACCAAAAGAGAAGGTCCCTAAGCTCTCCTTTTAAGGgttgcggtgggggtggggggcagagggagcaggaaCAGAGCCAGAGTAACCAAAGAAGCCTCTTCTGCAGCAAGCACCCGAACCACTTAGTAAAAACTACTTCTGGGGATTAGGGTAGATGAGGAAGGAGGTGGAGATGACAGGTACTAAAGTCATTACACCCAATAGTCCTTCCAAAATACTTTCAGAAGGGCAAGAATGAATCCTGTTTCATGTACAGGGTAAATGAGGTTAAGAGAGGGGCAGGGATATCCTAAAAGATCATACAGTACAGCAAGGACAGACCAGAACTCACACCCAGGAGagagggaggctcagagagggtcaCTTGAACTGGGTTGTGTGTACAGGTGGTCAGGCACTGGAAATTTATGGAGACCAAGACAGACATGATCCCTGCCTGGTGGAGCACATATTTGTAAGCAACAGACAATGACCAGTAAACAGAAACGGGTTGTGACAAGTGGAATTGAAAGTACTTGGAGAGGCCATGTTAGATGAAGTGGCCAGAGAAGGCCTCTGGGAATGGCACCCTCAGGTGTGGGAAGAAGACGCGTTCTGGAGAGAAAGGGGCCTAGTACGGGTGGCGGCGAGACAGGAAAGAGCTTGGCGGGCTGGAAGAAGGAATGGAAGCTGCTGTGGCTGAGGTACGCCGGGAAAGGAAGAGGCCAGGGATTTGGGATTTCCACGAAGTGGTGGGGAACTACGGGGCACTTTAGTCCAAAGAGTGGTACCTGGCTGTTGTGCGGGGTTCGGATCACAAGAAACAGGAGCCCAAGAAAGCCTTTAGAAAAACCTACTTAACCTGGGGTTCAGGGGAGATGAGGAAGGAGGTGGAAACGATTGGAGGGACTCGGACCTCGTTTAGGGACTCATGGACTTGCTGACGGACCATTAGAGGAAAATGAGCTCTGGTAATAAAtattgtagattaaaaaaaaaagagaccaacCCATGAAGTGAAATCTGGGGAGACCCTCTACCTCAGGCCTGGGCCAAACCTCCGCCTCTATCGGCGCTGGTCACTGATCCGGAACTTTTGTAGTGTGGAAGCCCGTTCCCGGTGGGGGGCCGACAATATACGGACCACTTCCGACGAGGGGCGGGAAAGAGGTTATTTCCGGTGCGTCAATTCCGGCCCGGCCGGAATTTTACTAAATGGTTCGGGTGCTCGCGGAGGAAACTTCTTCGGTTCCTCTGGTCTGTTCCCGCTGCCTCCGCTCCCCCAACCACGACAACCTCCGAGCCGCCGGCATTTCCTGACTCTCCTCACGCCCTCAGGCTCCTTAAACGGCTCGGTCTTGAAGTCCTTCTGGGCCCTCCGCACCTCTGTCCTCCGGGCCCCCCTCTAGCCCTTCAGCTCCGTCCCGGAAGGCCCCAGAGCTGTCTGTGTGGATGGTGGTAACCACCTCACTTCTCTGTCGGGATTGGCTGACTGATGACCACTGACCGCTGAGATCTGATTGTTGAGGGGATGGAAAGGTGGCCTGGGCTAGGACTGACCAGGTAGGGTCTTCCCCACAAGTCAGACATGGGACTGACCAGCTGCAGGGTAGCTGGTCTTGGGAGCAGTCCTAGGTGAACCCTACGCTGCACCCCCGGTAGCCAGCTGTGTAGAAGCTATGGCACCTTCTGACTGCCCACCTAGGGCGATGGAACATGCCTGTCAGACTGACTGACTAATGGTGGACTGCCCTGGACTGGCTCACTAAGACTGACTAGCCCAGGTCTAAGCAGCTTTGGGGGATGCAACTAAGGTGAAAGGTTTGAACCGACAGGGCCCCTCCTCTTAGGGTGACCAGGCCAGCCATCTTCACTGACCTCCTGTCTCCACTACCTGTGCAGCCATGGAGAAGATGTCCCGCGTGACTACAGCCCTGGGTGGCAGCGCACTGACGGGACATACTATGCACTGCCATCTGGATGCACCGGCCAATGCCATCAGCGTGTGCCGTGATGCGGCCCAGGTGGTCGTGGCAGGCCGCAGCATTTTCAAGATCTATGCTATTGAAGAGGAGCAGTTTGTGGAGAAGCTGAACCTGCGTGTGGGCCGCAAGCCTTCACTCAACCTAAGCTGCGCTGATGTTGTCTGGCATCAGATGGATGAGAACCTGCTGGCCACAGCGGCCACCAACGGTGTGGTAGTCACATGGAATCTGGGCCGACCATCCCGCAACAAGCAGGACCAGTTGTTCACAGAGCATAAGCGCACGGTGAACAAAGTCTGCTTCCACCCCTCTGAGGCCCACGTGCTGCTCAGTGGCTCCCAGGATGGCTTCATGAAGTGCTTTGACCTCCGCAGGAAGGACTCTGTCAGCACCTTTTCAGGTGAGGCCCTCAGAAGTGGGATGGGCAGATGTGCGTCATTATAGGTGTCTGGACTGTCTAGGCAGGTTAAGAAGTACTGCATGCACCAAAGCCCTTCAGATATGCTCCCAGAGAGCGTCCTGGAGGACGCAGGTGATCaggggagggatggggcaggCTTAGTTGAAGTGTGGGGAGTAGCTGGAGTGTGGCTGCAGCTCTGATGCACTGAAGGGCCAGCAGGATTCAAAGCTGGGTATGGGATGAGGAAGAAGGCAGAGCCTGAGCAGGCCCACAACCAACCTGGGTGGCTGAGCAGGTGACAGTTTCGCTGCCTCCTCTTTCTATGCCTCAGAGCTCAAGGCTGTCTCATTGCAAGAAGTCCACCGGGACCTCCAGGGTCCTCAGCCCAGGTTTGCAGAGGAGATGGGGTGCACTGCCTAGTCCCCCCATGGTTCTTTTCCCAGCAGGcccagtgtttttttgttgttgttgtttgtttggggggttttttttgttgtttttttttttgtatttttctgaagctggaaactgggagagacagtcagacagactcccgcatgcgcctgaccgggatccacccagcatgcccacgaggggcaacgctctgcccaccagggggcgatgctctgcccatccggggcgtggctctattgcgaccagagccactctagcgcctggggcagaggccaaggagccatccccagcgcccgggccatccttgttccaatggagccttggctgcgggaggggaagagagagacagagaggaaggagagggggaggggcggagaagcagatgggcacttctcctgtgtgccctggctgggaatcgaacccgggacttctgcatgccaggccgatgctctaccactgagccaaccggctagggcctgtttggttttttttttgtatttttcttttttttttttttttttttgtatttttctgaagttggaaacagggaggcagttagacagactcccgcacgcgcccgaccgggatccacccggcatgcccaccagggggtgatgctctgcccatctggggcgttgctctgtcacaaccagagccattctagcgcctgaggcagaggccacagagccatcctcagcgcctaggccaactttactccaatggagccttggctgtgggaggggaggagagagacagagaggaaggagagggggagggttggagaagcagatgggtgtttctcctgtttttttttatttaaaaaaaaattttttttttgtattttttttatttacagagacagagtcagagagagggatagacagggacagacaggaatggagagagataagaagcatcaatcattagtttctcgttgcgacaccttagttgttcattgattgctttctcatatgtgccttgactgtggggctacagcagagcgagtaaccccttgttcgagcgagcaaccttgggtccaagctggtgagttctgctcaaaccagatgagcccgcgttcaaactggcaaccttgtggtcttgaacctgggtcctctgcatcccagtcttatgctctatccactgcgccaccgcctggtcagggaggcccagtgttttttgttgtttttttttaaattttatttatttatttattcattttagagaggagagggagagacagagagagagaagggggggagaagctggaagtatcaactcccatatgtgccttgaccaggcaagcccagggtttcgaaccggcgacctcagcatttccaggtcgacgctttatccactgcaccaccacaggtcaggcaggcccaGTGTTTTTGAGCCAGTTCTCCCTTGTCCACCTCAGTGAAACCAAGTGAAGCACAGGACAAAGACCTTGGAAAAGTGAGGGTGGGAGTCTCTGAAGACAGACCCTGAGCTACCTGTGCTGGAGTGAAGCTGGACACTGCCCTCAAAGGCTCTAAGTGTGGCAGTTTTGGGGCGTGGACATGGATCCTCAAAGACTCCAATCTTCTGGAATTGATCTGGAGCTCCAGTTCAACGTGGAGGGACTTGGCATAGGCTGGGGTACCCTCATCTGGGCCTCCTTCAGGGGCCTCCGAACTCCTTGGAGAGTGTGGAGAGGCAGCCTAGTGAGGCTCCTGTCTACCCAGGGCTCTGATACCCAGGCCTGAAGCCGGGCCGTAGCTTTGCATAAGGACTGACATCAGAGAAAGAATCCAGAGCAAAGCGAGGTCCAGGAGTATGTCAGAAGCTACCTGATGCTTGGGTGACCTGCTTCCCAGCCCAGGCGTTGTGTCTGCGAGGCCTCACCTCTCCCTGTCTACTTGGGAGGGTCCACAGCCACTCTGATGGCTCCCCTCTTTGCCACTCTCCCTTCTGGAGTCCCCTGTGACCTGTCCCCCTCACCTCTCTTTCCATTGACATCCTGTCCATAGGCCAGTCTGAGAGTGTACGGGATGTCCAGTTCAGCATCCGGGACTACTTCACCTTTGCCTCCACATTTGAGAATGGCAATGTGCAGCTCTGGGACATAAGGCGGCCTGATCGTTGTGAAAGGATGTTCACAGCCCACAATGGGCCTGTCTTCTGCTGTGACTGGCACCCTGAGGACAGGTATGGAGTGGCCTTGAGGTGGGGGCAGCAGGGTGGGATGGTTGGTGCTCACGGAAGGGCTCTCTCACTGCCTCAAGTCTTATGAGACAGAGAGTGGGGAATTCTGCTACCCCAGGAAAGGAAACTGAGGGCTTCATGGGCCTTCCGTAGGGGCTGGCTGGCCACAGGTGGGCGTGACAAGATGGTGAAGGTCTGGGACATGACCACACAACGTGCCAAGGAGGTACACTGCGTGCAAACCATTGCTTCAGTGGCCAGAGTCAAGTGGCGGCCCGAGTGCCGCCACCACCTGGCTACGTGCTCCATGATGGTGGACCACAACATCTACGTGTGGGATGTGCGCAGGCCCTTTGTGCCAGCAGCCATGTTTGAGGAGCACCGCGATGTCACAACGGGCATCGCCTGGCGCCATCCACATGAcccctctttcctgctctctggcTCCAAAGACAGCACACTGTGTCAGCACCTGTTCCGTGACGCCAGCCAGCCTGTTGAGCGTGCCAATCCTGAGGGCCTCTGCTACGGTCTCTTTGGGGACCTGGCCTTTGCTGCCAAGGAGAGCCTTGTGGCCACTGAGTCAGGGCGCAAGCCCTATGCTGGGGATCGGCGCCACCCCATCTTCTTCAAGCGCAAGCTGGACCCTGCTGAGCCCTTCGCAGGGCTCGCCTCCAGTGCCCTCAGCGTCTTTGAGATGGAGCCTGGTAGTGGCAGCATGAGCTGGTTTGTTGACACTGCTGAGCGTTATGCCTTGGCTGGCCGGCCTCTGGCTGAGCTCTGTGACCATAATTCAAAAGTGGCCCGGGAACTTGGCCGAAACCAGGTAGGTGGGGCTGTGCTGAGGGGGGCCCAGGGGTCATGACCTTGAGGAAAGGTTGGCGCTCCCCCAAGTACTGCACCCAGACGCTTCCCTGAGTTCAGTGCACTGACTCTCACTCGCCCCAATAACTGAGGGTGCCCAGGGCCCCAGAGCAGGGCAAACACCAGTGCCATCCTGGGGATACAGGTGTTGGGTATCATGGAACTTAAGCCCCTTTTTCTGTCTCATTCTTGCTTTGGACTTCTAAGGTTCCTGGCCCTGTAGAGGTCCACACTGCCTTTCTCATCATCTCCCTGGGACTCCGGGCTCATTTCCACAC
Proteins encoded in this region:
- the WDR24 gene encoding GATOR2 complex protein WDR24, with translation MEKMSRVTTALGGSALTGHTMHCHLDAPANAISVCRDAAQVVVAGRSIFKIYAIEEEQFVEKLNLRVGRKPSLNLSCADVVWHQMDENLLATAATNGVVVTWNLGRPSRNKQDQLFTEHKRTVNKVCFHPSEAHVLLSGSQDGFMKCFDLRRKDSVSTFSGQSESVRDVQFSIRDYFTFASTFENGNVQLWDIRRPDRCERMFTAHNGPVFCCDWHPEDRGWLATGGRDKMVKVWDMTTQRAKEVHCVQTIASVARVKWRPECRHHLATCSMMVDHNIYVWDVRRPFVPAAMFEEHRDVTTGIAWRHPHDPSFLLSGSKDSTLCQHLFRDASQPVERANPEGLCYGLFGDLAFAAKESLVATESGRKPYAGDRRHPIFFKRKLDPAEPFAGLASSALSVFEMEPGSGSMSWFVDTAERYALAGRPLAELCDHNSKVARELGRNQVAQTWTMLRIIYCSPGLVPTTNLNHSVGKGSSCGLPLMNSFNLKDMAQGLGSETRLDRSKGDARSDTVLLDSSATLITNEDNEETEGSDVPADYLLGDAEGEEDELYLLDPEHAHTEEPEYVLPQEAFPLRHEIVDTPPGPENLQDKADSPHVSGSEADVASLAPVDSSFSLISVSHALYDSRLPSDFFSALVCDMLRFYAEQGDVQMAVSVLIVLGERVRKEIDEQTQEHWYTSYIDLLQRFCLWNVSNQVVKLSTSRAISCLNQASTTLHVNCSHCKRPMSSRGWVCDRCHRCASMCAVCHHVVKGLFVWCQGCSHGGHLQHIMKWLEGSSHCPAGCGHLCEYS